The following coding sequences lie in one Lolium perenne isolate Kyuss_39 chromosome 2, Kyuss_2.0, whole genome shotgun sequence genomic window:
- the LOC127334746 gene encoding uncharacterized protein, producing the protein MDDYRPRRSPATERFVGLFSSPSSSPTEPSFIAGDEFHEDDFMFSSSDAAAPDAPPDDSPTARVPHAHLGLLAALHDGDKRLLLRRGAGAPSEAIPAALLRRKATIAAAAASASSGGGSLSPTQTPASAAWAIPANPRPRSRAPAPQYHQSAPVKVPVRPPRKPAMDRWDEADDDDDQLRRGDAAMLPPHEMVARASAGGAGPVAPFSMLEGAGRTLKGRDLRRVRDAVLRQTGWLD; encoded by the coding sequence ATGGACGACTACCGCCCGCGCCGGTCGCCGGCGACCGAGCGCTTCGTCGGGCTCTTCTcctcgccctcctcctcccccaCGGAGCCGTCCTTCATCGCGGGGGACGAGTTCCACGAGGACGACTTCATGTTCTCCTCCTCCGACGCCGCCGCCCCGgacgcgccgcccgacgacagccccACCGCGCGGGTGCCGCACGCCCACCTCGGCCTCCTCGCCGCGCTGCACGACGGGGACAAGCGCCTGCTGCTCCGCCGCGGCGCGGGCGCGCCGTCCGAGGCCATCCCGGCCGCGCTGCTCCGCCGCAAGGccaccatcgccgccgccgccgcctcggcctCATCCGGCGGCGGCTCGCTGTCCCCCACCCAAACCCCCGCCTCCGCCGCCTGGGCCATCCCGGCCAACCCGCGGCCCAGGAGCCGCGCGCCCGCCCCGCAGTACCACCAGTCGGCCCCAGTAAAAGTCCCCGTCCGCCCGCCCCGGAAGCCGGCCATGGACAGGTGGGACGaggccgacgacgacgacgaccagcTCCGCCGCGGGGACGCCGCCATGCTGCCCCCGCACGAGATGGTCGCGCGCGCCTCCGCCGGCGGCGCCGGCCCGGTCGCCCCGTTCTCGATGCTCGAGGGCGCCGGCCGCACGCTCAAGGGCCGCGACCTCCGGCGGGTGCGCGACGCCGTGCTCCGGCAGACCGGCTGGCTCGACTGA